A genomic segment from Drosophila miranda strain MSH22 chromosome 3, D.miranda_PacBio2.1, whole genome shotgun sequence encodes:
- the LOC108160786 gene encoding UNC93-like protein, with protein MALPNSTSDSINEELALDTSAAHGNGITAPTGAPATGSSGDNKVNQWRYEPRERFIITRNVVVIGLAFMIHFTAFHGTSNLQSSVNADKALGTTTLAVIYGSLILSNVFLPMTVISWFGCRLTMALALFAYMPYIAAQFYPRFETLIPAALMVGFGGGPLWCSKCTYLSTVSEALTQVRGNKSRKDVNTVKFFGLFFIFYQMAQVWGNLISSSVLTLSGPAKTASNGSLEMEENSSPSLSKVGELCGARFCPGVGAEANPNLVPPAPEQIQLLNSIFLACMAAAVVMMIFGVSSLKRYGVKRGDTGDGISGLKLLTVTINLLRKRRQILMLPITMFIGLEEAFLAVDFTRSFVACGWGISKIGFAMICFGIANAIAAGIAGALVERIGRITLAGLCAVLNLCLLAYMYTWEAREGDYIRYCAFAAVWGICDGVWLVVVNAFYGILFPNHLIAAYSNFRLWESTGSVIGYVISSQLCTSTKLVILMCVMLVGCVGYGLIEYRVWQKQKNLEIMLSD; from the exons ATGGCACTCCCGAATAGCACATCGGATAGCATCAACGAGGAACTCGCTTTGGACACAAGTGCTGCACATGGCAATGGCATCACAGCTCCAACGGGAGCGCCCGCCACTGGGTCGAGTGGCGACAACAAAGTCAATCAGTGGCGGTACGAGCCACGAGAACGTTTCATTATCACCCGAAATGTCGTTGTGATTGGCCTCGCGTTTATGATACATTTCACGGCCTTCCATGGCACATCGAACCTCCAGAGCTCGGTGAATGCGGACAAGGCCCTGGGCACCACCACACTGGCCGTCATCTACGGCTCCCTGATATTGTCGAATGTGTTTCTGCCCATGACTGTGATTAG TTGGTTCGGCTGCCGCTTGACCATGGCCCTCGCTCTGTTCGCCTACATGCCCTACATCGCCGCCCAGTTCTATCCCCGGTTCGAGACACTGATTCCCGCAGCTCTAATGGTGGGCTTCGGCGGAGGACCTCTGTGGTGCTCCAAGTGCACTTACCTATCCACCGTATCGGAGGCGCTGACTCAAGTGCGCGGCAACAAGTCACGGAAGGATGTCAACACGGTCAAGTTCTTCGGTCTGTTCTTCATCTTCTACCAGATGGCACAGGTCTGGGGTAACCTTATCTCCTCCTCGGTGCTCACCCTGAGTGGTCCGGCCAAGACCGCGAGCAATGGCAGCCTGGAAATGGAAGAGAATAGCAGCCCAAGCCTCAGCAAAGTGGGCGAGTTGTGTGGCGCACGCTTTTGTCCGGGTGTGGGGGCCGAGGCCAATCCCAATCTGGTGCCTCCGGCTCCGGAGCAGATTCAGCTGCTGAACTCGATTTTCCTGGCCTGCATGGCTGCTGCCGTCGTCATGATGATCTTTGGCGTAAGTTCCCTAAAGCG CTATGGCGTCAAGCGCGGCGACACAGGAGACGGAATTTCTGGCCTAAAGTTGCTGACGGTGACCATTAACCTGCTGCGCAAGCGCCGCCAGATCCTGATGCTGCCCATTACCATGTTCATTGGACTGGAGGAGGCTTTCCTGGCCGTGGATTTCACCCGCTCGTTTGTGGCCTGCGGCTGGGGCATTTCGAAGATCGGTTTCGCCATGATTTGCTTTGGCATCGCCAATGCCATAGCAGCTGGCATTGCGGGTGCTCTGGTGGAGCGCATTGGACGCATCACCTTGGCCGGACTCTGTGCTGTCCTGAATCTCTGCCTCCTGGCGTACATGTACACGTGGGAGGCGCGAGAGGGCGACTACATCCGGTATTGCGCCTTTGCGGCCGTTTGGGGCATCTGCGATGGCGTCTGGTTGGTTGTGGTAAACG CTTTTTATGGCATCTTGTTCCCGAACCATCTGATTGCGGCTTATAGCAACTTTCGGCTGTGGGAAAGCACGGGCTCGGTTATTGGATACGTGATAAGCTCTCAGCTTTGCACCTCCACCAAATTGGTGATTCTGATGTGCGTCATGCTGGTGGGTTGTGTGGG CTACGGTCTCATCGAATACCGCGTCtggcaaaaacaaaagaatCTCGAGATCATGCTGAGCGATTGA